One genomic window of Roseobacter ponti includes the following:
- a CDS encoding universal stress protein yields the protein MFSKIVVGIDGSGQAGKALELACDMAGKYNSEVHLVHTPKAETVAFALGAVAGYHVATTMPEPEKVKEAAEKVLTEAKAVAEAHKVGVKTHIGSSDPADDVVACAKECGADLIVTGRRGLGNVAGAFLGSTSQKISHDADCAHMTVA from the coding sequence ATGTTTTCAAAGATCGTAGTAGGAATCGACGGCTCCGGTCAGGCCGGTAAAGCGCTTGAACTGGCCTGTGACATGGCCGGCAAATATAATTCCGAAGTCCATCTCGTTCACACGCCCAAAGCCGAAACCGTGGCCTTTGCGCTGGGGGCTGTGGCCGGGTACCATGTTGCAACGACGATGCCGGAGCCTGAAAAGGTGAAGGAAGCCGCGGAGAAAGTTCTCACCGAAGCAAAAGCCGTGGCCGAAGCCCATAAAGTCGGCGTGAAGACGCATATCGGTTCCAGCGATCCGGCAGATGATGTCGTCGCCTGTGCCAAAGAATGCGGTGCAGATCTGATCGTGACAGGGCGGCGCGGTCTGGGCAATGTCGCGGGCGCTTTTCTTGGCAGTACGTCTCAGAAAATCAGCCATGATGCGGATTGCGCACATATGACCGTCGCCTGA
- the pgsA gene encoding CDP-diacylglycerol--glycerol-3-phosphate 3-phosphatidyltransferase — MTLTLPNVLTIIRLIAAPLVAVMFLYFTRPWADWFALVLFVSAAVTDWFDGYLARAWKQETKLGAMLDPIADKAMVVIALMVIIGFSSWSPWLVLPATVILFREVFVSGLREFLGDTAGTLKVTKLAKWKTTCQMISIAVLFSHGVFEHYLGMSAWGMDEQMIADVFAGRVEDLQGLRWKHTAMEWAGQTGLILLWVAAGLTFVTGADYLKKAMPYLKDDT; from the coding sequence GTTTCTTTATTTCACCCGGCCCTGGGCGGACTGGTTCGCGCTTGTGCTTTTTGTCTCTGCCGCAGTAACGGACTGGTTTGACGGCTATCTGGCGCGCGCCTGGAAGCAGGAAACCAAGCTCGGCGCGATGCTTGACCCGATTGCCGACAAGGCCATGGTGGTGATCGCGCTGATGGTGATCATCGGGTTTTCCAGCTGGTCGCCCTGGCTGGTGCTGCCGGCGACAGTGATCCTTTTCCGCGAGGTTTTTGTCTCGGGGCTGCGGGAATTTCTGGGCGATACGGCCGGCACGCTGAAAGTCACAAAACTCGCTAAATGGAAGACTACCTGCCAGATGATCTCGATCGCCGTTCTTTTCTCGCACGGTGTCTTTGAGCATTATCTGGGCATGTCGGCATGGGGAATGGACGAGCAGATGATCGCGGATGTTTTTGCCGGACGCGTCGAGGATCTGCAGGGGCTGCGCTGGAAACATACGGCTATGGAGTGGGCAGGGCAGACGGGTCTCATTTTGTTGTGGGTCGCGGCGGGTCTGACCTTTGTGACCGGTGCAGATTACCTGAAAAAGGCGATGCCTTATCTGAAGGATGACACTTGA
- a CDS encoding OmpA family protein, producing MRVSRLTMIAAAFLTAAGFALIAANSSVTIVEESSETGVRQQLDLNGLTWAEVEANGLQVVLAGTAPNEALRFRALSIAGSVVDAARIIDEMQIAATEAVAPPRFSAEVLRNTAGISVIGLIPLSTDRDALIGAFTEMSDLPVTDLLETADYPAPSGWEDALAYAISAMDELPRAKVSVAAGRVEITAIADSTGDRTRMETELRRAAPPALNVALNISAPRPVITPFTLRFVIDDAGARFDACSADTEAARTSILTAAMEAGLTGPGRCTIGMGVPSPSWSEAVQTAIAALAEIGGGSVTFSDADVTIVAAEGTEFGLFEQVIGELENALPEVFALYAVRPETTDPADGPAEFLATLSPEGQVQLRGRISGEKMRDVADSFARARFGSENVYTAARVVPDLPADWPARVLTGIEALGYLNNGVVVVTPDTVRLSGASGNAGASDMIARLMADKLGEEAQFEINVTYVEELDPVAALPTPEECEVRIAEVVAGSKINFEPGSATIDAGALPVMDEIAEILSECGDLRLEVQGHTDSQGREEMNLALSQARAESVLNELRARRVLTGNFLAVGYGEENPVADNDSEEGREDNRRIEFRLVEPDSGVPEGDSALESLAEKTDTEGEAPAEDPTNEQN from the coding sequence ATGCGCGTATCCCGGCTGACCATGATTGCAGCGGCATTCCTGACCGCAGCAGGATTTGCGCTGATCGCGGCCAACTCCTCTGTGACAATCGTCGAGGAAAGCTCAGAGACCGGGGTCCGCCAGCAGCTCGACCTGAACGGCCTGACCTGGGCCGAAGTCGAAGCAAACGGGTTGCAGGTTGTTCTGGCCGGTACGGCACCCAATGAGGCGCTGCGATTTCGTGCACTGAGCATTGCAGGTTCCGTCGTAGATGCCGCCCGGATCATAGACGAGATGCAGATCGCGGCGACAGAGGCCGTCGCCCCGCCGCGATTTTCGGCAGAAGTGCTGCGCAACACCGCCGGAATATCGGTGATCGGGCTGATCCCGCTAAGCACTGACCGCGACGCTCTGATAGGGGCGTTCACCGAGATGAGTGATCTGCCTGTCACGGACCTGCTGGAAACGGCGGATTACCCGGCACCATCCGGGTGGGAAGATGCCCTCGCCTATGCCATCTCCGCGATGGATGAGCTGCCGCGTGCAAAGGTTTCGGTCGCTGCGGGGCGGGTCGAAATCACTGCGATCGCCGACAGCACCGGTGACAGGACCCGCATGGAAACAGAGCTGCGGCGGGCCGCACCGCCCGCACTTAACGTGGCCCTCAACATCTCCGCACCACGGCCTGTGATCACCCCCTTTACGCTGCGTTTCGTCATTGATGACGCGGGTGCGCGTTTCGATGCCTGCTCGGCCGACACAGAAGCCGCGCGGACAAGCATTCTGACGGCGGCCATGGAGGCCGGGCTGACCGGCCCCGGGCGCTGCACGATCGGGATGGGCGTGCCCAGCCCCAGCTGGTCAGAAGCTGTGCAGACCGCCATCGCAGCTCTGGCCGAGATTGGCGGCGGTTCAGTAACCTTTTCGGACGCAGATGTCACGATTGTCGCTGCCGAGGGCACCGAATTCGGCCTCTTTGAGCAGGTAATCGGCGAGCTGGAAAACGCGCTGCCTGAGGTCTTCGCGCTCTATGCGGTCCGACCGGAAACCACAGATCCTGCCGACGGACCTGCAGAGTTTCTCGCCACGCTCAGCCCCGAAGGTCAGGTGCAGCTGCGTGGCCGGATCTCCGGCGAGAAAATGCGCGATGTGGCCGACAGTTTTGCACGTGCCAGATTCGGATCTGAAAACGTTTACACTGCCGCACGCGTTGTGCCGGACCTGCCGGCTGACTGGCCGGCGCGTGTGCTGACCGGGATCGAAGCGCTCGGATATCTCAACAACGGCGTTGTCGTTGTCACGCCTGACACGGTGCGTCTTTCGGGGGCTTCGGGCAATGCGGGAGCAAGTGACATGATAGCCCGCCTCATGGCCGACAAGCTGGGCGAAGAGGCACAGTTCGAGATCAACGTAACCTATGTCGAGGAGCTGGATCCCGTGGCCGCTCTGCCGACGCCGGAGGAGTGCGAAGTAAGGATCGCGGAGGTGGTTGCCGGCAGCAAGATCAACTTTGAACCAGGTTCGGCGACAATCGATGCCGGCGCCCTGCCCGTCATGGACGAGATCGCAGAGATCCTGTCCGAGTGCGGCGATCTGCGGCTTGAGGTTCAGGGTCACACCGACAGCCAGGGCCGCGAGGAGATGAATCTTGCGCTGAGCCAGGCGCGGGCGGAATCAGTGCTCAACGAACTCCGGGCGCGACGGGTGCTGACCGGAAACTTCCTCGCTGTGGGGTACGGCGAGGAAAATCCGGTTGCAGATAACGACAGCGAAGAAGGCCGGGAGGACAACCGGCGGATCGAGTTCCGGCTTGTTGAGCCCGATTCCGGTGTACCCGAGGGCGACTCCGCACTGGAAAGCCTCGCGGAAAAGACGGATACAGAAGGTGAAGCGCCGGCGGAGGACCCCACGAATGAGCAGAACTGA
- the moaD gene encoding molybdopterin converting factor subunit 1 produces the protein MDVLYFAWVRERIGLPRETVETDAGTVAGLVDELRAREDRYAAAFADISALRVAVDQELSDFDASLDGVREVAFFPPMTGG, from the coding sequence ATGGATGTTTTGTATTTTGCATGGGTCCGCGAGCGCATCGGCCTGCCCCGCGAAACTGTTGAAACAGACGCGGGCACAGTGGCGGGACTGGTCGATGAGCTGCGCGCGCGTGAAGATCGCTATGCGGCTGCCTTTGCAGATATCTCAGCGCTGCGTGTGGCGGTGGATCAGGAACTCAGCGACTTTGATGCATCGCTCGACGGGGTACGCGAAGTAGCGTTTTTCCCGCCCATGACCGGCGGATGA
- a CDS encoding molybdenum cofactor biosynthesis protein MoaE, with translation MRIVVSEAAFDVGAEAAAFAAGRTDTGAIVTFTGVVRDTGADALEAMEIEHYPGMTETALSDIAERATARWSLGDVLVIHRYGRLVPGEMIMMVATAARHRRDAFEAAEYLMDYLKSRAPFWKREITAEGAGWVAARDEDEKALDRW, from the coding sequence GTGAGGATCGTTGTCTCGGAAGCCGCGTTTGATGTCGGTGCAGAGGCGGCAGCCTTTGCCGCAGGACGAACCGATACAGGCGCCATCGTCACCTTCACAGGCGTGGTGCGGGACACCGGCGCGGATGCGCTTGAGGCAATGGAGATAGAGCATTACCCCGGCATGACCGAAACAGCTCTGTCCGACATTGCAGAGCGCGCCACAGCCCGCTGGTCGCTGGGGGATGTGCTGGTAATCCATCGCTACGGACGGCTGGTGCCCGGCGAAATGATTATGATGGTCGCAACGGCGGCGCGGCATCGACGGGATGCATTCGAGGCCGCTGAATACCTGATGGACTACCTCAAATCCCGTGCCCCTTTCTGGAAACGTGAGATCACGGCAGAGGGGGCAGGCTGGGTCGCGGCGCGCGATGAGGATGAAAAAGCCCTCGACCGCTGGTAA